Proteins encoded by one window of Deinococcus multiflagellatus:
- the tsaE gene encoding tRNA (adenosine(37)-N6)-threonylcarbamoyltransferase complex ATPase subunit type 1 TsaE, translating into MAGHRVAVTLPLAVGERRVLRGLSEQHAFGAAWMALAPGTVLFLEGELGAGKTSFSQGLVAALGFDGAVTSPTYALMNLYPTPAGPVLHVDAYRVRDVAELYEMDLDEQVQRSRLSLIEWGEGLYTDYPDAPVLRLEHMNDPETRQVTRIR; encoded by the coding sequence GTGGCTGGACACCGGGTTGCCGTGACCCTGCCCCTGGCCGTGGGCGAGCGCCGGGTGCTGCGTGGGCTCAGCGAGCAGCACGCGTTCGGCGCCGCCTGGATGGCCCTGGCCCCCGGCACGGTGCTGTTTCTGGAAGGTGAACTGGGCGCCGGCAAGACCAGCTTCTCGCAGGGGCTGGTGGCGGCCCTGGGCTTTGACGGCGCGGTGACCAGCCCCACCTACGCCCTGATGAACCTCTACCCCACCCCGGCGGGGCCAGTGCTGCACGTGGACGCCTACCGCGTGCGTGACGTGGCCGAACTGTACGAGATGGACCTGGACGAGCAGGTGCAGCGCAGCCGCCTAAGCCTGATTGAATGGGGCGAAGGGCTGTACACCGATTACCCGGACGCCCCAGTGCTGCGCCTGGAGCACATGAACGATCCCGAAACGCGGCAGGTGACCCGGATTCGCTAA
- a CDS encoding roadblock/LC7 domain-containing protein, with product MTNAVYTMIVRALSGVVSDRAAETMLRSVLREQGLSAETVTAQDMQKVLSGPLLARLSTVLPPARARKELLNLAAQLEAQYPKAPTLFTQNVPLATWDEPQTDTVFDDLGLSADDFEFDDPEYGVAPTTRTYDLALPGDQDALIQTLGRFSGVQGVMVCRASGEVLRVKAVRDPAGLGGVVAASAMLFQKRALKLLSADLGGQTVCVCPLGGYCVAVVATSQANVGRLIVELQQLRVAA from the coding sequence ATGACCAACGCTGTGTACACCATGATTGTCCGCGCCTTGTCGGGCGTCGTCTCTGATCGTGCGGCCGAGACCATGCTGCGCTCAGTGCTGCGCGAGCAGGGCCTCTCGGCCGAAACCGTGACGGCGCAGGACATGCAGAAGGTGCTGTCTGGGCCGTTGCTCGCGCGCCTGAGCACCGTGCTGCCCCCCGCCCGCGCCCGCAAGGAACTGCTGAATCTGGCGGCGCAACTTGAAGCGCAGTATCCCAAAGCGCCCACCCTCTTCACCCAGAATGTGCCGCTGGCCACCTGGGATGAACCCCAGACTGACACCGTGTTTGACGACCTGGGCCTGAGCGCCGACGATTTTGAATTCGACGACCCCGAATACGGCGTGGCCCCCACCACCCGCACCTATGACCTGGCGCTGCCGGGCGACCAGGACGCCCTGATTCAGACCCTGGGGCGCTTCAGCGGGGTGCAGGGCGTGATGGTCTGCCGCGCCAGCGGCGAGGTGCTGCGGGTCAAGGCGGTGCGCGACCCGGCGGGCCTGGGCGGCGTGGTGGCCGCCAGCGCCATGCTGTTTCAGAAACGGGCGCTGAAGCTGCTCTCGGCGGACCTGGGCGGCCAGACCGTCTGCGTGTGCCCGCTGGGCGGCTACTGCGTGGCGGTGGTCGCCACCTCGCAGGCCAATGTGGGCCGCCTGATTGTGGAACTGCAGCAGCTCCGGGTGGCGGCGTGA
- a CDS encoding coiled-coil domain-containing protein, with amino-acid sequence MATLSRLPVKMLGDLVSPRALERILQDAAQARGGSLDTIDPGMLEDILKKEVFKRLQLSVPAPLAKKRVSEVLNEIMKSTQERLLPNQLSSLLGLEEGARRFSLYFDWPETQRLRGVLSVARQEEKEGRDISALVQEGQNLIDTMDRRLQEGLVEQGQDLAELRATFARVQGMGGKDVRRLDTLIGQIDEAQKQGTLLPGEVERARNLTFNLRKALESSVVQTVENPAVPTSATILDPDAQARVLALEQEHAAQQLASVEREFTALLQARPDLRERHEGLRALQAQAKLTEDVVSGWREALKTERGALLQLQREQFARLEAELGRVQAGADTRIALDSARHLLDSGSLATDELQELQAMHEALQAGVDARAQLELQRELLEIERSARNVPGASAELAPLLADARARLAQGGSVDPASLWSVLERRMGAAAQEREDFDARADRVVQEYDTVRHLAGETTQRLGRLADTLRAQRRLGQLSAQARERYAQTLADAEALLAEAHAEYRAAQEVTSTFGQDALSGLLDVFDFEESTPPLASNPDPTLAPPPPPPSSGGTPASIFDTLLSAPATPPTPAPAPVASAEPAETWTLEGGQIRQGAQTLSAQGMAALLAQATALGLHRLDMGDATHVWSARSTVPGEWRLGRAQNWTELDEQVGAWLDTGLP; translated from the coding sequence ATGGCGACCCTCAGCCGACTGCCGGTGAAGATGCTGGGCGATCTGGTCTCGCCCCGCGCGCTGGAACGCATTCTGCAAGACGCCGCCCAGGCGCGCGGCGGCTCGCTGGATACCATTGACCCGGGGATGCTCGAAGACATTCTGAAAAAGGAAGTCTTCAAGCGGCTGCAGCTGAGCGTGCCCGCGCCGCTGGCCAAAAAGCGCGTCTCGGAAGTGCTCAACGAGATCATGAAGTCCACGCAGGAGCGCCTCTTGCCCAACCAGCTCAGCTCCTTGCTGGGGCTGGAAGAGGGTGCGCGGCGCTTCTCGCTGTACTTTGACTGGCCCGAAACCCAGCGCCTGCGCGGCGTGCTCAGCGTGGCCCGCCAGGAAGAAAAAGAGGGCCGCGACATCAGCGCCCTGGTGCAAGAAGGCCAGAACCTGATTGACACCATGGACCGCCGCCTGCAAGAAGGGCTGGTGGAACAGGGCCAGGACCTCGCAGAACTGCGCGCCACCTTCGCCCGGGTGCAGGGCATGGGCGGCAAGGACGTGCGGCGCCTGGACACCCTGATCGGCCAGATTGACGAGGCCCAGAAACAGGGCACGCTGCTGCCCGGCGAGGTGGAGCGCGCGCGCAACCTCACCTTTAACCTGCGCAAGGCCCTGGAATCCTCGGTGGTGCAGACGGTGGAAAACCCGGCTGTGCCCACCTCGGCGACCATTCTGGACCCGGATGCCCAGGCGCGCGTGCTGGCGCTGGAACAGGAACATGCCGCGCAGCAGCTGGCCAGCGTGGAACGCGAATTTACGGCCCTGCTGCAGGCCCGCCCCGACCTGCGCGAGCGCCACGAGGGCCTGCGCGCCCTGCAGGCCCAGGCCAAGCTGACCGAGGACGTGGTGAGCGGCTGGCGCGAGGCCCTGAAAACCGAGCGCGGCGCCCTGCTGCAACTGCAGCGCGAGCAGTTTGCCCGCCTGGAAGCCGAACTGGGCCGGGTGCAGGCGGGGGCCGACACCCGCATTGCCCTGGATTCGGCCCGTCACCTGCTGGACAGCGGCAGCCTCGCCACCGATGAACTGCAGGAACTGCAGGCCATGCACGAGGCCCTGCAGGCCGGCGTGGACGCCCGCGCCCAGCTGGAACTGCAGCGCGAACTGCTGGAAATCGAGCGCTCGGCGCGCAACGTGCCCGGCGCCAGCGCCGAACTGGCGCCCCTGCTGGCCGACGCCCGCGCCCGGCTGGCCCAGGGCGGCAGCGTGGACCCCGCCAGCCTGTGGAGCGTGCTGGAGCGCCGCATGGGCGCCGCCGCCCAGGAACGCGAGGACTTTGACGCCCGCGCCGACCGGGTGGTGCAGGAGTACGACACGGTGCGCCACCTCGCCGGGGAAACCACCCAGCGCCTGGGGCGCCTGGCCGACACCCTGCGCGCCCAGCGCCGCCTGGGGCAACTGAGCGCCCAGGCCCGGGAACGCTACGCCCAGACCCTGGCCGACGCCGAGGCCCTGCTGGCCGAGGCCCACGCCGAATACCGCGCCGCGCAGGAGGTCACCTCGACCTTCGGCCAGGACGCCCTGAGCGGCCTGCTGGACGTGTTCGATTTCGAGGAAAGCACCCCCCCGCTGGCCAGCAACCCGGACCCCACCCTGGCCCCGCCCCCGCCGCCCCCCAGCAGTGGCGGCACCCCCGCATCTATCTTCGACACGCTGCTCTCGGCGCCGGCCACGCCGCCTACGCCGGCACCCGCCCCGGTGGCCAGCGCTGAACCGGCGGAAACCTGGACCCTGGAAGGCGGCCAGATTCGCCAGGGCGCCCAGACCCTCTCGGCGCAGGGCATGGCGGCGCTGCTGGCCCAGGCCACGGCGCTGGGGCTGCACCGCCTGGACATGGGCGACGCCACCCACGTCTGGTCGGCGCGCAGCACGGTGCCCGGCGAGTGGCGCCTGGGCCGCGCCCAGAACTGGACCGAACTGGATGAGCAGGTGGGCGCGTGGCTGGACACCGGGTTGCCGTGA